From Pyrenophora tritici-repentis strain M4 chromosome 1, whole genome shotgun sequence, the proteins below share one genomic window:
- a CDS encoding CypX, Cytochrome P450 — MSAPIYVVLALLLPVVWLLHQQLSHWRFKRFAHIPTILKPNFLFGHLGHITAEIRKLGSTVHPDYALENIWKAHGHPEFIFFDTRPLQFPLLVVTSHEIAEQVSRASKTQPYSVDKSPTVQDGVGGLIGKYSLLSENGEVWRGLRKTFNAGFAPQHLHSLLPVIVDKTCKFMDKLDDLAKSGLAIEMEPCCTNVTFDIMSQVITNIDCKAQAANDEAHAIVRHFRTLKALYNQESGLTAKWLNLPKTLEKYICTKRLDDAIKKCVLDKYAEVKANDSLEHKATKDLSVLALALRDVEEMTPHILQSTADQVKTFLFAGHDTTSILLQRLFYALSIHPHCLAKIRAEHDAIFGDADPRQVFLAQADETMQALKYTSACIKEGLRLWPPAGSARMSHNGFKIRTSEGDDVCVDGTIIYNCHWVIHRDPNVYGETAEDFIPERWFGNVDTGSAMANDDGVSVGDSKLPSGAWRPFERGPRNCIGQELANIEARIILACVIRRYDFIKVRLGEVETDSEGKPIVDKKGKYKTKSELLNIISVTAKPMDHTVMRVKMR; from the exons ATGTCAGCTCCTATATATGTTGTACTCGCGCTCCTACTGCCTGTCGTCTGGCTTCTGCATCAGCAACTGAGCCATTGGCGGTTCAAGCGATTCGCGCATATACCCACCATATTAAAGCCCAATTTCCTTTTTGGGCATCTTGGGCACATCACGGCAGAGATTAGGAAGCTTGGAAGTACCGTGCACCCGG ATTACGCGTTAGAGAACATATGGAAAGCCCATGGTCACCCCGAATTCATCTTCTTTGACACAAGGCCTCTCCAGTTTCCACTGCTGGTGGTCACCTCGCATGAAATTGCGGAGCAAGTCTCCCGAGCAAGTAAAACGCAGCCGTACAGCGTCGACAAATCTCCTACCGTCCAGGATGGGGTTGGCGGCTTGATCGGGAAATACTCTTTGCTCAGCGAAAACGGCGAGGTTTGGAGGGGGCTCCGCAAAACGTTCAACGCTGGATTTGCGCCCCAGCATTTGCACTCGCTACTTCCTGTCATCGTCGACAAGACGTGCAAATTCATGGACAAGCTTGACGACCTGGCCAAGTCTGGCCTTGCAATCGAGATGGAGCCTTGCTGCACCAACGTGACTTTCGATATAATGAGCCAAGTAATTACCAACATCGACTGCAAAGCACAAGCGGCAAATGACGAAGCCCATGCCATCGTCCGCCATTTCCGCACGCTCAAGGCTCTATACAATCAAGAGAGTGGTCTCACGGCCAAGTGGCTGAACCTGCCAAAGACCCTCGAGAAGTACATTTGTACTAAACGACTAGATGATGCCATCAAAAAGTGTGTTCTGGACAAGTATGCAGAGGTCAAAGCCAACGATAGCTTGGAACACAAGGCAACAAAGGATTTATCTGTTCTTGCGCTAGCACTTCGCGATGTTGAAGAAATGACGCCACACATTTTGCAGTCCACAGCAGACCAGGTCAAGACCTTCTTGTTTGCTGGACACGATACGACTTCCATTCTACTACAGAGGTTGTTCTATGCCCTCTCGATACATCCACATTGTCTTGCAAAGATACGTGCAGAGCATGACGCCATCTTCGGTGACGCCGATCCACGCCAAGTGTTCCTTGCTCAGGCTGATGAGACCATGCAAGCACTCAAGTACACGTCTGCATGTATCAAGGAGGGACTGCGCCTTTGGCCTCCAGCAGGATCAGCCCGTATGTCACATAATGGCTTCAAGATTCGCACATCAGAAGGAGACGATGTGTGCGTAGATGGAACCATCATCTACAACTGCCATTGGGTTATTCATCGGGACCCAAACGTGTATGGGGAAACAGCAGAAGACTTTATTCCAGAGCGATGGTTTGGTAACGTCGATACAGGCAGCGCCATGGCAAACGATGACGGCGTGTCAGTTGGAGACAGCAAGTTACCAAGCGGCGCATGGAGACCATTTGAACGAGGCCCACGCAACTGCATCGGCCAGGAGCTTGCCAACATCGAAGCGAGGATAATTCTTGCATGCGTCATACGACGTTATGACTTTATTAAAGTTCGGCTGGGCGAGGTTGAGACGGATAGTGAGGGGAAACCTATTGTAGATAAAAAGGGAAAGTACAAGACGAAATCGGAGTTGCTCAAC ATAATATCTGTTACTGCTAAGCCCATGGACCACACTGTAATGCGTGTCAAGATGCGTTGA
- a CDS encoding paxneb superfamily protein: MAFRKRNVALSRASAVDDVSNEPSSPSMAPPALTPTGIRPSPIDGRPTTSTGTPSLDGVLAGHAGLALGHSILIAESGTTDYAGALLRFYAAEGVVQGHRVHVVGMGEVWGRELPGISEEKYDKRKEGKERAEKMKIAWRYEGLGQFESARGSPNVQRTASQGDGTKEEKTVFCHKFDLAKRLTLPVGTAINYIAIPTGASMSPFPPILQSVRQQLESTPSHIIHRVVIPSLLSPALYPPRSTHPTAVLQFLHALRALLRQYSTRLTAMMTLPLTLYPRSTGLVRWMEILSDGVFELSPFPYSRIQALAQSAGTTKDEERPQGMLAVHKLPVFNEKGGGGGAEDLGEDMAFTLSRRKFVIAKFSLPPMEGDTEAQEEAVREAAGASAMPKKQDLDF, from the exons ATGGCATTTCGCAAGCGCAACGTAGCCTTGTCACGCGCCTCGGCAGTAGATGACGTGTCTAATGAACCGTCATCTCCTTCAATGGCGCCTCCAGCGCTGACACCCACAGGCATCCGCCCTTCACCCATTGATGGCCGACCTACTACCTCAACTGGCACACCCTCGCTAGACGGTGTGCTAGCTGGACACGCTGGCTTGGCTCTCGGACATTCGATATTGATAGCTGAGAGCGGTACGACCGACTATGCAGGCGCATTACTGCGGTTCTATGCCGCGGAAGGAGTAGTTCAGGGCCACAGAGTGCATGTAGTAGGCATGGGCGAGGTTTGGGGAAGAGAATTGCCAGGCATATCAGAGGAAAAGTACGATAAGAGGAAAGAAGGGAAGGAGAGGGCGGAGAAGATGAAGATTGCCTGGAGATATGAAGGGTTGGGGCAGTTCGAGAGTGCTAGAG GCTCTCCAAACGTGCAAAGAACAGCAAGCCAGGGGGATGGAACGAAAGAAGAAAAGACGGTGTTTTGCCACAAATTCGATCTTGCAAAGCGCCTTACGCTCCCGGTAGGAACCGCGATCAACTATATCGCTATACCCACAGGAGCCTCCATGTCACCCTTTCCCCCGATATTGCAGAGCGTCCGACAGCAACTAGAGTCGACACCATCACATATCATTCACCGCGTCGTGATACCGTCTCTCCTCTCGCCAGCGCTGTATCCTCCTCGATCGACGCATCCAACAGCTGTGCTCCAATTCCTTCACGCTCTGCGCGCGCTACTCCGACAGTATTCGACGAGATTGACTGCGATGATGACGCTCCCTCTGACACTATATCCACGCTCCACCGGTCTTGTGCGATGGATGGAGATTCTGTCTGATGGTGTATTCGAGCTGTCTCCGTTCCCATATTCGCGTATACAGGCGCTCGCCCAATCGGCAGGTACGACGAAGGACGAGGAAAGACCACAGGGTATGCTTGCAGTGCACAAGCTACCGGTATTCAACGAGAAGGGTGGCGGTGGCGGTGCGGAGGATCTAGGCGAGGACATGGCATTTACGCTGAGCCGGCGCAAATTCGTCATTGCAAAGTTCAGCTTACCACCAATGGAGGGCGATACCGAGGCACAGGAGGAGGCAGTGAGAGAGGCAGCCGGTGCTAGTGCAATGCCAAAGAAGCAGGATCTAGATTTCTAG
- a CDS encoding pre-splicing factor ATP-dependent RNA helicase prp16, which produces MAGEEDADSALIPSLYKPPALLPIAQLKDQLLYTIETYPVTVVVGETGSGKTTQIPKFLLEAGWCNTGQQIAITQPRRIACTSVAARVAEELDTPLGQNVGYSIRFEDVTSAATQVKFVTDGLLLREMLVDPLLSRYSVIMIDEAHERSLSSDILLSLLKKVLRRREHLRVVVSSATLEAERFLDFFNPDEGEKIHGKSKEEFGYIFGIEGRTYPVDIQYLEKPTSNYVEAAIDSVLKIHEHEAAGDILVFLTGREEIDDAIDQLSEHIADMTPSQQRLMPLPLYAGLPTEDQNLIFAKPPPNTRRVILSTNIAEASLTIDGIVYVIDTGYVKLRAYNAALGIENLAVVPISKASAIQRAGRAGRTRPGKCFRLYTEAVFNSLEESTFPELARSNLAPVILQLLNLGITNVIRFDYLSAPPSALVTRALDTLYSLGALDEHARLTKPLGTRMASLPLDPMLARCLLKSAETEFSCLSEMLTIAAMMTLQGNAFVSHDGGKKALDAARRKFAVAEGDHLTLYNVYESFVKAGIGNTNWCHTHNLNHKSMVKAVSVRKQLVAHINRFGIQESSLASSDVLRVGGMPLAERVQKCLASGFFAHAARMKADGSFSTVDGETTLWAHPSSVFFARKVDWVIYTEITETRDKIYIRDLTKVEMDWLMECAPEYYEIRQGR; this is translated from the exons ATGGCGGGAGAGGAGGATGCAGATTCAGCGCTGATACCAAGCCTCTATAAACCCCCTGCCTTGTTACCTATAGCACAACTCAAGGATCAACTGCTCTACACCATCGAAACCTACCCGGTGACAGTCGTCGTAGGCGAAACGGGAAGCG GTAAAACAACCCAGATACCAAAATTTCTGCTCGAAGCCGGCTGGTGCAACACAGGCCAGCAAATAGCAATTACCCAACCGCGGCGCATAGCATGTACCAGCGTAGCAGCAAGAGTAGCAGAAGAGCTAGATACTCCGCTAGGTCAAAATGTGGGCTATAGTATTAGATTCGAGGACGTTACATCTGCAGCAACGCAGGTCAAGTTTGTGACTGATGGCCTACTACTACGCGAAATGCTCGTTGATCCCCTGCTATCTCGGTACTCTGTCATCATGATCGACGAAGCACATGAGCGAAGTCTATCATCCGACATTCTGCTTAGCTTATTGAAGAAGGTGTTGCGGAGGAGAGAGCATCTACGGGTCGTCGTAAGCAGCGCTACCTTGGAAGCAGAGCGCTTTCTCGACTTCTTCAATCCCGACGAAGGCGAAAAGATTCACGGCAAGAGCAAGGAGGAATTTGGCTACATCTTCGGTATTGAAGGTCGCACATACCCCGTTGATATCCAATATCTCGAGAAACCCACGAGCAATTATGTTGAAGCAGCCATCGACTCAGTCCTTAAGATACATGAGCACGAAGCCGCAGGCGACATACTCGTCTTCTTAACTGGCCGCGAGGAAATTGACGACGCCATCGATCAACTCAGCGAACACATCGCCGACATGACACCCTCCCAACAACGCCTCATGCCCCTTCCCCTCTACGCCGGCCTCCCAACCGAAGACCAAAATCTCATCTTTGCAAAACCACCTCCCAACACTCGTCGCGTGATTCTCAGCACCAACATAGCCGAAGCATCTTTAACCATCGATGGGATAGTCTACGTCATCGATACCGGCTATGTCAAACTGCGCGCCTACAACGCCGCCCTTGGTATTGAGAATCTTGCTGTAGTCCCCATCTCCAAAGCGAGCGCCATCCAACGCGCCGGTCGTGCAGGACGAACACGCCCAGGAAAGTGCTTCCGGTTGTACACCGAGGCCGTGTTCAATAGCTTAGAGGAATCTACGTTCCCTGAACTCGCACGCTCAAACCTTGCACCTGTTATCCTACAGCTTCTGAACTTGGGCATCACAAATGTAATCCGTTTCGATTACCTTTCTGCTCCTCCCTCGGCCCTCGTAACCAGAGCACTAGATACCTTGTATTCACTCGGTGCACTAGATGAACATGCTCGTCTCACAAAGCCCCTCGGTACACGCATGGCTTCACTCCCGCTCGACCCCATGCTCGCACGCTGCCTGCTCAAATCGGCTGAAACAGAGTTCTCTTGCCTCTCCGAAATGCTCACTATAGCTGCCATGATGACTCTGCAAGGCAATGCCTTCGTGTCACACGACGGTGGCAAGAAAGCTCTAGACGCTGCACGCCGCAAATTCGCAGTCGCGGAAGGGGACCACCTGACGCTGTATAACGTATATGAATCGTTTGTGAAGGCAGGGATTGGGAATACAAATTGGTGCCATACGCATAACCTCAACCACAAGAGTATGGTGaaagctgtgagtgtgagaAAGCAACTCGTCGCGCATATCAATCGCTTCGGGATCCAAGAGTCCTCCTTAGCCTCGTCGGATGTGCTTAGGGTGGGTGGTATGCCGCTTGCCGAGCGGGTCCAAAAGTGCCTGGCCAGCGGCTTCTTTGCACACGCAGCGCGAATGAAAGCAGACGGCAGTTTTAGTACCGTTGACGGAGAGACTACGTTGTGGGCACATCCCAGTAGTGTGTTCTTTGCCAGAAAGGTCGACTGGGTAATTTATACGGAGATTACGGAAACGAGGGATAAGATATATATTCGGGATCTGACCAAGGTAGAGATGGATTGGCTGATGGAATGTGCACCGGAATATTATGAGATTCGGCAAGGGCGGTAA
- a CDS encoding kinetochore protein spc25 → MTTFEPSLSTTMRASAHDAPSMADQLPSINFGFDDLRSRMNQFTTRFDAFIENGRRRVLEERNQFRINVAELHEDQRMKKRDIEILQLKTAQHSQTLSKEAQETSEMQEAISALSLQRDERLAHRDNLRAQIAEVQKTISARREAQLKHRRYLDGQSRYNEPELDFWESYLGLRIEGLGKDDRLKFVYTNVDEREWDREAWFELDTSERDYKVFEMRPKVERDEVESVVERLNETRDLAGFLKGMRELFVEACKS, encoded by the exons ATGACGACTTTTGAACCCTCCCTTAGCACCACGATGCGCGCGTCTGCGCACGATGCGCCATCAATGGCCGACCAACTCCCCAGCATCAACTTCGGGTTCGATGACTTACGCAGTCGTATGAACCAGTTCACAACCCGCTTCGACGCCTTCATTGAAAATGGGCGCAGACGGGTACTTGAAGAGCGAAACCAGTTCCGCATCAACGTCGCAGAGCTACACG AGGACCAACGCATGAAAAAGCGCGACATTGAGATTCTCCAACTCAAGACCGCCCAACACAGCCAGACTCTCTCCAAAGAAGCCCAAGAAACGTCGGAGATGCAGGAAGCCATCTCCGCCCTGAGCCTCCAGCGCGACGAACGCCTGGCGCACCGCGACAACTTGCGCGCCCAGATTGCCGAAGTGCAAAAGACTATCTCAGCACGCCGCGAGGCACAGCTCAAGCACCGCCGATACCTCGACGGCCAGAGCAGGTACAACGAGCCCGAGCTCGACTTTTGGGAGAGCTACCTGGGGCTGAGGATTGAAGGGCTCGGAAAAGACGATAGACTCAAGTTTGTCTACACAAACGTCGATGAGCGCGAATGGGATCGCGAGGCCTGGTTTGAGTTGGACACGAGTGAGCGTGACTACAAAGTCTTCGAGATGCGACCCAAAGTGGAGCGTGACGAAGTAGAAAGCGTCGTTGAGAGGCTAAACGAGACACGAGATCTGGCCGGCTTCCTAAAGGGTATGCGCGAGCTATTCGTGGAAGCTTGCAAGTCATGA